Proteins found in one Polyangiaceae bacterium genomic segment:
- a CDS encoding DUF58 domain-containing protein, with translation MIPKELLKALRKIEITTNRLATEQLSGNYTSGFKGQGLAFREVRQYQAGDDVRSIDWNVSARMSDTYVKVFVEEREMTVMLVVDLSASEKFGTKNASKSRVAAEVSALCAFSAIKHNDRVGLILATDQIEKIVPPKKGQKHVMRVIREILGAQPERTGTDLTIALETLYSVARRRSVAFVVSDFFADGYERALSLASARHDVIPCMLVDPRDEELPDVGLARFEDLETGEDVLVDTGSAKVRAWYAHQMRAHRKAQVKIFRKLGLDHVVIRTDRSYVRPLHDLFARRARRAHR, from the coding sequence GTGATTCCGAAGGAGCTACTGAAAGCGCTTCGCAAGATCGAAATCACGACCAATCGGCTCGCGACGGAACAGCTCTCGGGCAACTACACCTCCGGATTCAAGGGTCAGGGCCTGGCGTTTCGCGAGGTCCGCCAGTACCAGGCGGGGGACGACGTTCGCAGCATCGATTGGAACGTGAGCGCGCGCATGAGCGACACCTACGTAAAGGTGTTCGTGGAAGAGCGCGAAATGACCGTGATGCTGGTGGTGGACCTGTCCGCCAGCGAGAAGTTCGGCACCAAGAACGCGAGCAAGTCCCGAGTGGCCGCCGAGGTATCGGCGCTGTGTGCCTTTTCGGCCATCAAGCACAACGACCGCGTGGGCTTGATCTTGGCGACGGACCAGATCGAAAAGATCGTGCCGCCCAAGAAAGGGCAGAAGCACGTGATGCGGGTGATCCGCGAGATCCTCGGTGCCCAGCCGGAGCGCACGGGGACGGATCTGACCATCGCGCTGGAAACGCTGTACAGCGTCGCACGGCGCCGAAGCGTCGCCTTCGTGGTGAGCGACTTCTTTGCCGATGGCTACGAGCGCGCGCTTTCCCTGGCGTCGGCGCGGCACGACGTGATCCCGTGCATGCTGGTGGATCCCCGCGACGAAGAGCTCCCGGACGTCGGACTCGCTCGCTTCGAGGACCTGGAAACCGGAGAAGACGTGTTGGTGGACACCGGCAGCGCCAAGGTGCGCGCTTGGTATGCCCACCAGATGCGGGCGCATCGCAAGGCGCAGGTGAAGATCTTCCGCAAGCTGGGGCTGGACCACGTGGTGATCCGCACGGACCGGAGCTACGTCCGCCCGCTGCACGATCTGTTCGCGCGCCGGGCCCGGAGGGCCCACCGGTGA
- a CDS encoding VWA domain-containing protein codes for MGFVVLFAGLGILYPALARGPELMNAAWHRPWFLLGLLLVPFVFWRGTFGEDRRTPRLLLGTVAPLTRGPQGPRVWLRDAPGVLRAIGLTLAVLAMARPVNTLSPQTADEKGIDIVLVLDLSGSMQAVMDNLPPDLKKYTSRRDSRIRPTRLDAAKAVIRDFISRRKTDRIGVVVFGKEAYVLSPPTLDYHLLDALVSRMELKLIDGSATAIGDAVGVSVARLRNSHAASKAVILLTDGDNNSGAISPEYAAHLANVVGAKLFTIQIGDGDEAEVQDGFDLFGQPRYVTVPFPVNPELLKDLAQKTGGETYVATDAKALEASFHDVLDKLEKTRFEANVASFEDLYRFFLLPAVLLLALDALLRALVLRRFP; via the coding sequence ATGGGCTTCGTCGTGCTCTTTGCCGGGCTCGGGATCCTGTATCCCGCCCTGGCGCGAGGCCCAGAGCTGATGAACGCCGCGTGGCATCGCCCGTGGTTCCTGCTGGGTCTCTTGCTGGTGCCCTTCGTGTTCTGGCGCGGCACCTTCGGCGAAGATCGCCGCACGCCGCGGCTGCTGCTCGGCACGGTAGCGCCCCTCACCCGCGGGCCGCAGGGTCCTCGCGTCTGGTTGCGCGACGCTCCGGGGGTGCTGCGCGCCATCGGTCTGACCCTGGCGGTGCTGGCCATGGCCCGGCCGGTCAACACCTTGAGCCCACAGACCGCGGACGAGAAGGGCATCGACATCGTGCTGGTGCTGGACCTCTCCGGCTCCATGCAGGCGGTGATGGACAACCTGCCGCCGGACTTGAAGAAATACACCTCCCGGCGGGATTCGCGCATTCGGCCCACTCGGCTGGATGCCGCCAAGGCGGTGATTCGTGACTTCATCAGCCGCCGCAAGACGGATCGCATCGGCGTGGTGGTGTTCGGCAAGGAGGCCTACGTGCTGTCGCCTCCCACGCTCGACTACCACCTGCTGGACGCGCTCGTCTCCCGCATGGAGCTCAAGCTCATCGACGGAAGCGCCACCGCCATCGGAGACGCCGTGGGCGTGTCCGTCGCCCGGCTCAGGAACTCCCACGCGGCCAGCAAGGCCGTGATCCTGCTCACGGACGGCGACAACAACTCCGGCGCGATCTCTCCGGAGTACGCCGCGCACCTGGCCAACGTGGTGGGCGCGAAGCTGTTCACCATCCAGATTGGCGACGGCGACGAAGCGGAGGTGCAAGACGGGTTCGATCTGTTCGGGCAACCGCGCTACGTCACGGTGCCCTTCCCGGTGAACCCGGAGCTGCTCAAGGACCTCGCCCAGAAGACGGGCGGTGAAACCTACGTGGCCACCGACGCCAAGGCCCTGGAAGCGAGCTTCCACGACGTGCTCGACAAGCTGGAGAAGACCCGCTTCGAGGCCAACGTGGCGAGCTTCGAAGACCTGTACCGCTTCTTCCTGCTTCCCGCGGTGCTGCTCCTGGCCCTCGACGCGCTGCTTCGGGCCCTCGTGCTGCGGAGGTTCCCGTGA